One part of the Paraglaciecola sp. L3A3 genome encodes these proteins:
- the ltrA gene encoding group II intron reverse transcriptase/maturase, translating into MSDLNTRMPSGSDVTQRTDKQPAFSAHLLEPILQPSNILAAWKQVRANKGAAGIDGMTIDDFPAWAKDGNWKRIMSELRSGQYQPAPVRRVEIDKPDGGKRQLGIPTIIDRVIQQAIAQVLTPIFDPTFSDNSFGFRPNRNGQQAVKQVQSIIKTGRRFTVDVDLSKFFDRVNHDLLMTHLGYKVKDKRLLKLIKRYLRAGVLCKTKGDNQFYSESREGVPQGGPLSPLLANIMLDPLDKELEKRGHKFARYADDFTILVNSPRAGKRVLSSISRFLSHSLKLVVNTTKSHVSKTSESKFLGFTFKAGRIQWHPKTLLKFKQQVRRLTNRNWGVSMRYQLFKISQYLRGWINYFGIASGYQRCVDLDHWIRRRVRMAYWRQWRKPRTKVRSLMRLGVHVQAAVACGITSKGPWRSAKTPGVNQALSLDYLKSEGLYSLRDGWIALHYPK; encoded by the coding sequence TTGTCAGACTTGAATACACGAATGCCGTCCGGTAGCGACGTGACTCAGCGTACCGATAAGCAGCCAGCCTTTAGCGCACATCTACTTGAACCTATTCTACAACCGTCCAATATATTGGCGGCATGGAAACAGGTTCGAGCCAACAAAGGGGCTGCTGGCATTGATGGGATGACCATTGATGACTTCCCCGCTTGGGCAAAGGATGGAAACTGGAAACGTATTATGTCTGAGCTTCGCTCAGGTCAATACCAACCAGCACCTGTTCGGCGAGTGGAAATTGATAAACCAGATGGCGGTAAACGTCAGTTGGGAATTCCGACCATCATCGACCGCGTGATCCAACAAGCCATTGCTCAAGTCCTTACGCCTATTTTCGACCCGACCTTCTCAGACAACAGTTTTGGGTTTAGGCCAAATCGAAATGGGCAACAAGCGGTGAAACAGGTACAAAGCATCATTAAAACGGGTCGCCGTTTTACAGTCGATGTTGATCTGTCGAAGTTCTTTGACCGCGTTAATCATGATTTACTCATGACGCACCTTGGCTATAAAGTGAAGGACAAGCGATTGCTTAAATTGATTAAACGTTACTTGCGAGCTGGGGTTCTCTGCAAAACAAAGGGGGATAACCAGTTCTATAGTGAGAGTCGAGAAGGTGTGCCACAAGGCGGGCCGTTATCGCCGCTATTGGCAAACATCATGCTCGACCCTTTGGACAAAGAGCTTGAGAAACGAGGCCACAAATTTGCTCGCTATGCGGATGATTTCACCATACTGGTGAACAGCCCTCGTGCGGGAAAACGCGTGCTGAGTAGCATCAGTCGATTCCTGAGTCATAGCTTAAAATTGGTGGTTAACACCACTAAAAGCCACGTCAGTAAAACCAGTGAAAGCAAATTCCTTGGATTTACATTCAAGGCAGGTCGCATTCAATGGCACCCAAAGACATTGCTGAAATTTAAGCAACAAGTCCGAAGGTTAACGAACCGTAACTGGGGCGTGTCCATGCGCTACCAACTCTTTAAAATCAGCCAATATTTACGCGGCTGGATAAACTACTTTGGTATCGCCAGTGGTTACCAGCGCTGTGTCGATCTGGATCATTGGATCAGGCGCAGAGTTCGAATGGCCTACTGGCGACAGTGGCGAAAGCCACGTACTAAAGTTAGAAGTTTAATGAGATTAGGTGTGCATGTTCAAGCCGCAGTTGCCTGTGGCATTACCAGCAAGGGGCCATGGCGTAGTGCTAAAACTCCGGGGGTCAATCAGGCTTTATCGCTTGATTACTTAAAATCCGAAGGGCTTTATTCGTTACGTGATGGATGGATTGCGCTTCACTATCCTAAGTGA
- a CDS encoding transposase produces MPQSRKSQISLVDTPYYHCVSRCVRRSFLCGEDKMTGQNYEHRRGWVEERLLFLGSVFSIDICAYAVMSNHTHIVLCVDKKQADNWSMGEVLERWHRLYQGTLLSQKYLREDKLTKSELFTLKETTEIYRQRLYDISWLMRNLNEYIAREANKEDGCTGRFWEGRFKSQALLDESAVLACMAYVDLNPIRAKMETTPETSKHTSIQNRINALIKGEQPKKLMKFVGNHRQNMPKGIAYSVIDYCELVDCTGRCIREGKAGYIENNLNPILERIGINSEQWLILTTEFEQHFHTAVGSEQMLQQFKHHTDHQRIRGMAKARALLQSA; encoded by the coding sequence ATGCCTCAGTCTCGTAAATCTCAAATTTCACTTGTTGATACCCCTTATTACCATTGCGTTTCTCGCTGTGTTCGCCGTTCATTTTTGTGTGGTGAAGATAAGATGACAGGTCAAAATTACGAGCACAGGCGAGGCTGGGTAGAAGAGCGTTTGTTGTTTCTTGGGTCTGTGTTTTCTATAGATATATGTGCTTATGCAGTGATGAGTAACCACACTCATATAGTTCTTTGCGTTGATAAAAAGCAAGCAGACAATTGGTCTATGGGTGAGGTGTTAGAGCGTTGGCACCGGTTATACCAAGGCACACTATTAAGCCAAAAGTACCTTAGAGAGGATAAGCTCACTAAAAGTGAGTTATTTACCTTAAAAGAAACCACTGAAATATATAGACAACGTTTATACGATATCAGTTGGCTAATGCGTAATCTCAATGAATACATAGCCCGTGAGGCTAATAAAGAAGATGGCTGTACCGGCAGATTCTGGGAAGGGCGATTTAAATCCCAAGCACTGTTAGATGAAAGTGCAGTACTCGCTTGTATGGCTTATGTAGATTTAAACCCGATTAGAGCCAAGATGGAAACCACACCAGAAACCTCTAAACACACCAGCATTCAAAATAGAATCAACGCCCTTATCAAAGGGGAGCAACCTAAAAAGCTTATGAAGTTTGTGGGTAACCACAGGCAAAACATGCCCAAAGGTATTGCTTACAGCGTAATAGATTACTGTGAATTAGTAGATTGTACAGGCAGGTGTATTCGAGAAGGCAAAGCAGGCTACATAGAAAACAATCTCAACCCTATTCTAGAGCGTATTGGTATCAATTCAGAGCAGTGGTTAATCCTGACCACAGAGTTTGAACAGCACTTTCATACCGCAGTTGGCAGTGAACAGATGTTACAGCAATTCAAACACCACACCGACCATCAACGAATACGAGGGATGGCAAAGGCAAGAGCCTTACTTCAATCCGCCTAA